The genomic window AGAGGTTCTCGATGACAAACGATCACTGGGATTCTACATGACACGGCAGACTCGGTTGGGGGCATAACAATGGTGGCCGACACAGGCATAAGCACGCTTGTGGCGAGTTAAAATATGGCGGCGGAGCAAAACAGCATGGAACACACGCAGCTACATGAAAGAGAAGCACGGGGGAGATGATACACTACCTAGGAGGGTCGCACGAAGGGACAAGAGGCTCATCGAACGCAAGAATGGCGTTAGGTAGGGTGACAGCCGGTGATGCATCGAAGAGGCGGCGTTAGGCTGCTCGGTCTCTAGCTCGGACGGCCTCCCTTTGGGCTCCGGGTCATCGGAGAGCAGCACAGGGACCTCGATACGGGGAGCTGTGGTGGTGTGCAATGGCAATGGCGGAGAATTtggggaaaaggaaaaagagagagactCGGGgatgctatttatagaggggagggGATAAGTGAGACGGTGTGGTGCATGACGTCGTGCAGTCATCGGCGGCAGCGCGGCGGTGAGTTGGCAGGGTAGCGCCCACCTTTTTTTCCTCGGCATGGGTGCACTACACCATCCACGCGTGCACATGGGCGCAGAAGTCGCGCAACGTAGTGTTATGGGCAGCGCAAGCATGggcagagagagaagagagagagagcgagagagtggagggatatttctCGGAGGGGAATGGTGGCCAATGTCACGGCggtgaggtggaggagagggagatggaaGCCACACGCATGATGTATCTTGCACGGGCGCGGGCGAGCACGCCTGATCAGGCCAGCCTGTGAGCGAGGCTGGACTGGCAGCACGCGCGAGCAAGCTGAGCGTGGGGGAAGGCGGCAACGGCCGACTGGGCTGCGTAAGGGAGAGAGCGGGGAGAAGGAGGTCGGGCTGGCTGGGAGGAGAAGGAGCGAAGGGAGGGGGAGGTTGAGCCTAGGGGAAAAatggaagaaaaaggaaagagaaaaggagaagagttttatgtttaaattcaaatgagagatttgaatttcgATTTaactttggattaggatcaaaTCAAATAGACACATTTGCACTTtgatttggacttggatctAGATCTTCaggagaggatttgaattcaaggGATTTGAATCTAATTTGATTTGAGCTGAGGGgaactaagagtagatttgaaattgagaaatatttaatttcaaatctccaaacaaagaaccataaaaactatAAACCAATACACATAAACCAATTTGATGCAAGAATTATTTTGAAAACAATCCTAGTGCATTGTAGAATACCTATTCAacttaatacatttaatatatatgattgtatatatattggtatatatatacattcatatacgtACTTATATGATTTTAGTTACCCTAATTAATCACAAAAGGTTTTAATTTTGAGTGAATTTTGTAATTGACTAATATGCTAAACTCACGATATTACAAACATAGGGCTGGATAATGAGCCAACATGGCTTGTTTGGGCTCAGCTCGTTTGGCTCGTTTAATATAACAAGCAAAAAAGCTAGTTTGGCTCAGCTCGTTTGGCTCGCGAGTAGCTCGTTACTTTTTTTTGAAGGGAGCAGCTCGTTACtaggatgaaaaaaaatacaaacattCACTGAAAAAATACACCGATAAAATTATACAACGATAGCAATGACATCTATAAGTATAGTGCTTCTTTGCATGGTTTAATCAGATGTATAATTATTGTAAACTGAATCTCTTCTGAATATTTTCAAACCCACATATAGAACAACAGCAGACAAATCCACCTATATATATTGTGCTACtggaacaaaatatttctccaaaaaaatatataaaataacgTTCCTCACACATTTGTCTATACATGCAAAGTCTGAAGGAATGATtgatggaagaaaaaaaagaagataagaaCTACATCGTAACGAGGAGCTCACTAATAGAAACCCAAGTAGGCTAGCGAGGAGCCTCTCCATCAAAGATAAAGATGACCAATGAGTAAACTGATGACCACAGTGAAAGAGAAAGATATGATACAAATGATGACCCTGGCTTGTTTGGCTCACGAGCTGCTCGCGAGCTGGCTCGTTCTCTAAACGAGCTAAAACTCTGGCTTAGCTCGTTAGATTTTGGAACGAGCTGAGCCGAGCCAAACACAAGATGAGCTGGACAAAAAGGTCCAAGCTCTCCGCTTAGCCCTGAGGGGAGAATACTTTATAATCTGCTTAAAATATAGTTGATCTTTGTGCTTAATAAAGTTGATTTTCTTACATTAGTttgtgttcatctctttctagtctCCTTTCGATTCCCTTGCTtctcttgtaagtttttcttttcggttgtgattttcgtttttctttttgagctgcattttttttcacccttgtgaatttgatcttttTGTTGCTAAGGGTATAAAATAAACatacaatagtacaaatttgggTTTAACATCCCCTTGAacttgaagatttttttttcatccggTGACCATTTACTTGAGTTTTAAAGTTACGAGCTTTTTTAATCTAAAGTCATAAAATGGTCTTAAGAATCTTGGGTTCATATCTCATCTATAGAGTCACATGTTATcaattcttttctttatttctctcCATTTACTTTCACTTGAATTTTTGAGACGTGCTAGATGAAACAAATGAGGAAACCATCCGATTTGAAAGAATTTAAGTAATACGACTATTCACCTCTTTTAATCGTTATTTTTGGTCCTACACACTTATATGGTCCTCCATGGCCCTCATTGGTGCCTTTTGGCCATCTGCTCTGAAAAATTAACCTTCAGGTGACATGGGTAGAGGATTCATCCGGTTGATCGGTGATCACAAAATGCCATTTTGTTTTCATCCATTGCTGATACTAAAGCATTCAGACCATCATGTATGGGTCTGTCGTCATTAGAAGCGTTTCATATTACACTGCTATTCTAAGAATAAACTTTCCATTGGACTACACGAGGACAACCTATCCTGAAAAATGGTATATTAATTGTTTAGATGTCAAGTCAGTGATCAAAGTTTGTTTTTGGTGTTGCGACTAAGTTCAATAAGAATGGAAGGTAGAGATACGTGTGTCTACACCTGTTCACCTCAGGAGAGTTCACAGGGTGTTTTCACACATTTTATCGGAGTAACAGAATGGTTAATCTCAGAAAAGGAGAAACAGAAAGGGCAAGGCCGAAGCTAACGTAGCACTTTCGCCGTccaagccaaattttggctAACAAACTGAAACTGCCGTGTTTTCGGTCGATTCCTGGCCAGGAAATGGACAAGCCCAGCAAAAGCATCTTTCGTGAAGTTGTCTCAAATTTCCTCGAGATGCACAGGTAGAATAGAACTAGTTGGTATTTGTTGGATCTTGATGTAACATAGAGAATAATAGATTAGTAACAGTAGGTGTAGTGATTGTTCGTTAATATTATATCAGTTAGATGACGGTATTTATAGTTATAACTTATCCATTcaaattattattatatttGGATTCTTTATTCatagtaatattttatttaattttagacATAATTCCAAAATATTCTTATATATTACAATTAATGTATATCTACAAAGCTCTAACCTAGCTAAGCCAAATACGGCCTCCCTTCAAGGCTATCAGCGAATTCCTCATGACCATCTTCCTGCCAAAGTCTCGTTAATTCGTAGGCTTCTCTCGGGGTTGATCTTTATTCTCTTGCCAAATGTCTTTTCGTTGTATCCCTCCGTCTTTCGGGCTTTAGGTTCCGATGTTCGTCTGGGCTTCGGCTTTCGTCTCACGTCTGGGCTTCGCCTTCTGAGTTTCGCTATAACTTCCACCATTCGGTATTGCTCTCTTCATATACTCCCATCAAGATCACCGCTAGCATCTTAGACCTTCGGTCCTCCACTATATGCCATTAGACTTTATAGAGTATAGTAAAAACATTTTAATTATGATATTAGTATTGCTACTTTGGTTTTGGAGTTGACTGATGGACCGAATTCAATGAATAAGGGCGGTACCACTCCCCAGCACTATTGCTACTGCAGCAGCGAACGAAATCTTTTCTCGAGCCTCAGCACACTTCTCTCGTGAGTCGTGACAGGCACAAATACACGGTTGCTACTACTTGGCTACTTGGTGTCCTGCTCGTCCTTACCCCGGACACGACCTGGAGCTCTCAAACCCGGAGGTGACCGAAACCAACAGAACTACAAGCAAAACCGGGGCCGCGGGCGACACGCGCGCACGAGTGCGTTCGTTCTTGCTTCCCGCCACCAGTCTCGGCGCCCAGCCGCAACTCCGCCTCCGGTTtcgcccgcgcgcgcgcgccttTCTcgtgctctccctctccctctccctctcctctctccataAGTACCCTGCTGCTCCGCTCATCACACAGTGTAGCTCACAAGTGTGCAATCCTATACATTCAGTCTCGTTTTGATCGATATTCACCGTGGTTCAGTTTGCTTTGCATGGCGGAGGCCAAGACTGCacctgctgcggcggcggcggcacaggCGGGTTTGGGGGAGCGGGGGAagacggtggtggtggtcggCGTGGACGACAACGAGCACAGCTACTACGCGCTGGAGTGGACAGTGCAGCACGTGGCGCCCGGCATGGCGGGAGTGGCCGAGCTTGTCATCGTCCACGCCAAGCCGTCGCCGTCCTCCGTCGTCAGCTTTGGCGGCCCCGGTACTGGCCATAAATTAAAGCTCTCTTTCTTGACTTCAGAATTACCATATGGGTGGCTCGGAGCTCTGATTTGGGTGGGATTCGTTCGGGCGTTCAGGGGCCGGGGAGGCCATGAGGTGCGTGGAGGCCGACCTGCGCAAGATGGCCGAGGCCGTCGTCGAGAGGGCGCGCCGCGTCTGCATCGCCAACTCGGTAACCAGTCGCAGCATTGCTCAAAGCAAAATCTGATCAGTAACTTATTCCGCCTGATGATTGATTGCTCGTGTCATTTCATTGTGCTTGTGCATGTGTTGCCAAATTCGCAGGCGCACGCTCTGATCGAAGTGATCGAAGGGGAGCCCGGGAACGTGCTCTGCAACGCGGCCGAGAAGCACCACGCGGATCTGCTGGTAGTGGGCAGCCATGGCTACGGCGCCATCAAAAGGTTCCCAACTTCTTTTGCCTCCCATATATAATGTAACCTGCAGCTTCATGTTTACGGTGTCCCATTTGCATTCTTGCCGCTTCCGAAATGGGAGTCCCGGGATCAAAGCTAATGCTTGGAGTGCGTGCCGCGCAGGGCTCTTCTGGGGAGCGTGAGCGACTACTGCGCCCACCATGTGCACTGCTCCGTGATGATAGTGAAGCAACCAAAGTCCAAATGCTGAGCATGTACTTGTAGCATCATCTTGGGTTCGGTTTCGTACATCAGATGATGTTTGTGTGGTGATAGTTGTATCTGCATGGATGGAACGATGTTGTGCATCATATCCATTACTTTTTCAGGCTTCCTAAATTTCAGGTCGGCGATAAGGCGACGACTGCCGCCATGTATGCCATCGTTGGTGAGGTTTAGGGTTCAGAAAGGGGTTTCAGGGGTTGCCGGTATGCTTTTCGGCCTTAGAGGGATGCATGGGGAAGCATGCCGGCTCAGCAGAGGAGGTGGGCGTGGGGGCGAGGTAGTGTGGGCGTCACTGATGGGCTAGTGCCGGTGGCGGGGGAGGCAAGGATGCGGTCTGGTGGAGCTAGGTTAGCACGGCAACAAGTGGTGGGCGTAGATCCAACGGTGGGAGAGCCACCAGAGACGGCCGAAGGTGGGCGGGGCAAGGGAGTGTTGTGGGAGCGGTTGCATGAGCTGGAGGAAGAAGATATACGAGCGTCGTCCGATCACGAATCGATGGTCGCCTGTGGAACGTCCGATATTCAGTTGCCTGGCAAATAGCAATCGTCTTACTTTTCTATTTTAGGTCACTCCAAGTGCAAGATACCTATAGTTAATTAATCAAACACCTCTAGGTTGTTAGTTGCTCTAAAAAGTCTGACTATGGCCTAGGGTTGGGCTTCGTCCAGGTGACTGCGGTGTCGTTCGAATCCGTGAGTTGATCGTCATCTTGGATGGAGATTGAATCCGATATGTTGAGGGAATCTCTTGGGGTCATGCTGATGCAACGTCTAGATGGTGGAATTCATGCCCATAACCGGTTGTTCTATAATCTGAAGAACGAGTCCCTGGTTGATACGGGTTGGTATGATCATTCCGATTGGGGGATTGAGTTCGATCCACTGAAGGAACCCCTTGGAGTTTTGCCGATGCAAAGTCTGGGTGATGGATTCTACTCTCGCATCTTCCACAACAGTTTGTTCTCCGATCTGGAGAACGAGCCCCTGAAAGAGACGGGTTGGTATGAATCCGATTGGGAGGGACATGGCCAGGCTAGCCATGGGAGTTTGGAATCTGATAGGAAGTTGGAGTCCTTGGACTATAAGGTCGATTCTGGGATGGAAAAAGGAGATCGAGTTCGTATACGATGCAGAATATTGGATCTGTTTGGGGACTATAAAAGCAAGAGAGGGCTGCTGCGTGAATCAAAGCACGAAACTCAGATCGCTGCTAAACACTTCTTTGATTCAGGTGATCCGCCGTCGCTTGTCACCTGCTCGCGATTTGGGTGATCAAGGGGAACCCGCTAAGGGGTCTGTCCACCCGACGTCGTTGAGTGGTGATGCGATGCGGACCTTACAGGAGGACGGAACTGGGAAGGAGTTGGTACTTACGAGCAAGGAAGCGCCCCAAACTGTGTTGTCATTGTCGGACCTAGCAAGGTGCAATTGATGCCTGGGTTACACAATGATAATACAGATGTGAATGCAGGACCGAGTGCGTACCTAGAGGGAGAGGTGGATGCTGATGAGGAAGAGGTTGTGGAGTTTGTGATTGATGAAGAGGAAGCACACTCGACATGTCAATGGACGGTTTTGGCGAGGTTTTACTCGCTGAAGCGACCAAACCCATCAACAATGTTTGATGATCTAAAGAGGGCTTGGCAATTGCGCACCGATTTTAGCTTCAAGGTTTTAAGAGACAATCTCTTTATCATCGCGTTTGGCTCTGAAGGTGATTTTTTGTTTGTCATGAGGGGTGACCCATGGCTCCATCGGGAAGATGCGCTGACTGTTGCACCCTTCGATGGTTTCACAAGCCCTTCAGAGGTTCCTCTCAATGACATCCATGTGTGGGTATGCATCTATGTTCTTCCATTTGAGATGATGACTAAAACTGCTGGTGAAACTTTTGGTATAAGGCTTGGTCAGGTGTTGGCGGTGGATGTGGAAGAGGACAGATGCAGAAAGCACGATTTTCTCCATGTTAGAGTTGAGCTACCAATTGATCGGCAATTGAAGGTGAAGTTACCAATCAAGATTAAGACTCATGGTAAGGAAGTAGTGAGAAGCTTTGATCTACGATATGAGCGCATTCCATATTTCTGTTTCCATTGCGGCTTTATGGGGCAATCGGATAAAGAATGTGAGAAGAAGGTGGAGGGTGAAACCGCACTGCGTTATTCTACAGAGCTGTAATGCTCTCTATTTAAGAACTCTGATCGTCGGGTTAGTTATTTCAAGGCAGAGGCTTCCCCATCGGTCAATCATTAGCTCAGTTTTAAACAAGCTGGTAGTGCGGATTCGTCAACCATTGGACGCCGGGGCTTTATACTGGATCAGAAGAGATTTGCACCAGGGAAGGCTGATTCCAGAGGGGAGGAGGGTGAGTCAGAACATTAGGCTAGTCCACAAGTGGAGAAGGAACTATCAGATCAGGTTGCTAGTCTAAAAGTGGATGGGCAGAAAGAGGTGCAGCGATCTAGGAGTGCACAATTGAGCAAAAATGTGAAGTCTCTGACCTTTGTGAATACCAGAACCAATGGTATGTTGGCGCCATTTGAGCAGATCCTATGCAAGTTGATCAAGGTTTGGGACAACCAAATAATTCCAGTGAGAACATTCTTGCTTTGAGGGCTTTGGCGTCAAGTCTGGAATCACAAGGTGCTTCTGACCTGATGGATGACGTGTCATCAAGGTGCAAGCATATGGCGGACCAGAAGGAGGTGCTATGAAGGAAAAGAAGCTGAACTCGTTGGCCATGACATTTGAAACGGATCAGGTGATGTGGGAGGAGGCTAAGGAAATTTTGGATGATAAGGAAGCAACCAGTCCTAGGGCTATTGGTATACTAACAGAGCCACATGTGGTGGTCCGTCGGGAGCCATGAATTGCTTTGGAGTTCATGGTACTATTGTGATGGGCCAGAAGGACATGGTGTTTTTTGATTCTGTTGATGGAGGCTTGGCAGAAGGTGTAGTTTACAAATGGAGTTCTAAGTTGCCAATTGTGTTGGCGCAACACCTAACAGGTTCTCATGATGAGACCCATTAGGAGAAATGAATTCCCTATGCCAGAACTGCCTAGGGTTAGGGCTACCTCGAACAGTTCAAGAGCTAACTGCCCTGGTAAGAACTAAAAGTCCTAGGTTGGTCTTCTTGTCAGAAATGTGAAATTCAGAGGCAAGAGTGGCTAAGCTTCATTGAAGATTGGGGTTGAGAAATTGCATCACCATTGCTCCTACAACTCAAGGAGGAGTcacggcacgtgttttgtgctcaaaatcgaaacacatgcatttctaacatataacatcacaacaaagtttaagaaagagcgagtaatcaACATTAGATTACAAGTCCTTAAGCATTCTAACGTTTAGAATAATTTACACAAAAGATTAGACCGACTACATAGCGGAAACAAAACTATAGATAACAAAAGAATAgtagagccacatgccctttaggatccaccccaaaagcttcgCCACTCGAGAGTAGTTACCTACTCAGGCCCGCTACCaacatcggcgggcgtgaagtagctaaaACCGTCTCTTCCTCACCGGcaaaacttgaaaaaaaaaatagcgtgagtacgaagatactcgtaagacttaatccatatagaaaACATATAAATAGcatgactccaaggattatgcattgagctattagcaagaaaaaggcaCATGGTTAAGCAGAACATATGTGACCGCatcctagacacatatgtgtgagcatctacacttaaccgACAACCTCTCCAAACCTGTAACAACCTAAACATAACTATAAATAGAACCAACTTCCAACATACTATATAAAAACCACTACGCTTGACTCTACGACTGCTACAAATGGATAAAAGTATGCTTATAACCAAGAgcggtattttgaaatatttttataccctGCACGGGGGTACAACTTTtcctacacgacttgaggaccatacggcttgtacGACCACATAGGTCAATACAAGAGGGTACTTATGTCAAGCTTTCTCAATAAATCCCGATCGTTTGATCATGcgccgataggtgcgggggtcatctagaactactctagAGAAAAATGGATACCCCAACCGACCTCTCATGTCGGACACCATTGACTCGTACGCTAAAAAGTtatagctacaaaggtaatcggcttATCGTTCACATAtgtgacatgtagtaagcacggaaAGTACTAAAGCCAATTGCAACAACAATCGGTGCTTAAATGTACAAACGGTCTACAgtgtctgggttcctctcccgacctaccctaGGGAACTCCATATTTGGGcaagagaaacacccctaacaccacccacatttCGCCTtatcctcactactcaaccaatccaacat from Phragmites australis chromosome 14, lpPhrAust1.1, whole genome shotgun sequence includes these protein-coding regions:
- the LOC133891327 gene encoding uncharacterized protein LOC133891327, which translates into the protein MAEAKTAPAAAAAAQAGLGERGKTVVVVGVDDNEHSYYALEWTVQHVAPGMAGVAELVIVHAKPSPSSVVSFGGPGAGEAMRCVEADLRKMAEAVVERARRVCIANSAHALIEVIEGEPGNVLCNAAEKHHADLLVVGSHGYGAIKRALLGSVSDYCAHHVHCSVMIVKQPKSKC